The DNA segment CGGCCGATCGTCTTCGAATCGGTCGCGGACTATCCCGACGTGCGCGCGGTATCGAATCTGATCTCCTCGCGGGCGTTGATCGGCGAGGCGCTCGGCGTCAAACCCGCCGAGATCATCGACGCCGTCAGTACCGCGATGGACGATCCGCTGTCCCTGGAGCGGACTGAACCCGCGGCCTTCGAGCACGTCGCGGACGACCCCGACGTCGCCGAGCACGTCCCGATCCCGATCTACTACGACGAACACGAGCGACAGTACTTCGCCTCGACGATCGTCGTCACGAAAGATCCCGAGACGGGCGTGCACAACCTCTCCTTTCACCGGATGATGTACGATTCGGGCAACCGGCTGGTGATGCGGCTGGTCGAACGCCACCTCCACGACATATACACGCGCACCGACGGCGGGCTCGATGTCGCGATCGTGATGGGCGTTCACCCCGCGGTCGAGATCGCCGCCGCGACCTCGTTCTCGCCGGATATGAGCGAACTCGAGCTCGCCAACCGCCTGCTCGGCGGAGAGTTGGCGACCACGGAGTTCCACGGGCTGACCGTCCCCAGCGAGGCCGAACTCGTCATGCAGGCGACGATCACCGACGAGCGCGCGGAGGAAGGTCCCTTCGTCGACCTCTCCCGGACCTGGGACCGGACCCGACAACAGCCCGTCGTCGAAGTGAACGAACTCCACGCCCGACCCGATCCCCTGGCGCGAATGATCGTTCCCGGCCGGAAGGAACACGCCCACCTCATGGGTATTCCCCAGGAACCGCGGATCTACCGGATCGTCGAGAACACCGTCCCCACCGTCGAAAACGTCGTGTTGACGCCGGGCGGCTGTTCGTGGCTGCACGGCGTCGTCCAGATCGACAAGCGGACCGAGGGCGATCCCAAGAACGCCGGGATGGCCGCGCTGGCGGCCCACCCCTCGATGAAGAAAGTCACTGTCGTCGATAGGGATATCGATCCCGCCGACCCCGACGCCGTCGAGTGGGCGACCGCAACGCGGATGCAGCCCGATCGCGACGTCGAGACCATCGAGAACGCCAAGGGGTCGTCGCTGGACCCCTCGCAGGATTACGAGACGGGGACGCTGACGAAGTGGATCGTCGACGCGACGGTCCCCGGCGATCGCGAACGCTCGGAGTTCGCCGAAGTGACTGTCCCCGGCGCGGACGAACTCGACCTTTCGGAGTATCAGTGAGCCACCACAGCCACTACCACCTATGCACCTGACAAAAGAAGAGGAACGACTGCTCGAATCGGACAGCCCGGCCGTGCGCAAGGCGATGGAACTGCTGGTCGAACTCGGCGACATCTACGGGGCCGAGGAGATGGTCGAGATCGAATCCGCCCAGGCCTCGGGCATCTCCTACAAGTCGATCGGCGACCCCGGCGTGGAGTTTCTGGAAGGGTTCGCCGAGGAGGGCGCGGAAGTGTCGGTGACGACCTTCGCGAACCCCGCCGGGATGGACTTCGCGACCTACGAGGAGATGGGTGTCAGCGAAGAGTTCGCCGAACAGCAACGCCGGATCAGAGACGCTCTCCAGGAAATGGGAATCACCCTCTCTTTCACCTGTACGCCTTATCTGGCGGGGAATCTGCCACGCCGCGGCCAGCACATCGCGTGGGCGGAATCGTCGGCCGTCTCGTTTGCCAACAGCGTCATCGGCGCGAAGACCAACCGCGAGGGCGGCCCCTCAGCGCTGTCAGCGGCGATCACTGGCCGGACACCCAAACACGGCCTGCATCTGGACGAGAACCGCCGGCCGACCCACCGTATCGACGTGGATGTCGACCTGGAGACGCAGTCGGACTTCGCGGCGCTCGGCTCGTGGACCGGCCGGATCGTCGAGGACGGCAAGCCCTATTTCACCGGGATCGACGCGGCGACCACCGACGAACTGAAGGCGCTCGGCGCGGCGATGGCCGCCTCGGGAGCCGTCGCGCTACACTTCGTCGAGGGGGTCACGACAGACAGGGAACCGCCCGAAGCCGTCGAGAGTGCCACCTTTGGCACGGGCGAGCGCGATGAGGAGTACGCCGAGTTGAACGACGGCGAGGACCCCGAGTTGGTCGTCATCGGCTGTCCCCACTGCTCGCCCGAGGAGATCGAGGACGTCGCGGCGACCGTTGAGGGCGAGACCCTCGAAAGCGACCTGTGGGTCTGTACCAGCGGCGCGGTCAAAACCTGGGCCGACCGCAACGGCCACACCGAGACCATCGAGGCGGCGGGCGGGCAAGTACTGGCCGACACCTGCAACGTCGTCTCCCCGATCGAGGAGATGGGCTATGAGACCAGCGCGACTGACTCGGCGAAGGCTGCCAACTACCTGCCCGGATTCGGCGACCAGCAGGTAGTCTTCGACGACAAACTCGCCCTCCTGGAGGAGGTGATGGAGTGATGAGTGAATCGGAAGAGACGGCTGACGTTATCGACGCCGAATCCATCACCGACGGCGTCGGCGAGGGCGAGGTGCTGCGATCGGACGAGCCGATCAGCTTCTACGGTGCGGTCGAGCCAGACACTGGCAAGTTCATCGAGGAGGGCCACCAGCTCGAAGGCGAGAACGTCGCCGGCAAAGTGCTAGTTTTCCCGCGCGGGAAGGGCTCGACTGTCGGATCGTACGTCCTCTACGGGCTGGCCCAGAACGGCGTCGCACCCGCGGCGATCGTC comes from the Halapricum desulfuricans genome and includes:
- a CDS encoding UbiD family decarboxylase, which translates into the protein MGLRRFLDDVGDRVTLTEPAETRFELPALAVQDERRPIVFESVADYPDVRAVSNLISSRALIGEALGVKPAEIIDAVSTAMDDPLSLERTEPAAFEHVADDPDVAEHVPIPIYYDEHERQYFASTIVVTKDPETGVHNLSFHRMMYDSGNRLVMRLVERHLHDIYTRTDGGLDVAIVMGVHPAVEIAAATSFSPDMSELELANRLLGGELATTEFHGLTVPSEAELVMQATITDERAEEGPFVDLSRTWDRTRQQPVVEVNELHARPDPLARMIVPGRKEHAHLMGIPQEPRIYRIVENTVPTVENVVLTPGGCSWLHGVVQIDKRTEGDPKNAGMAALAAHPSMKKVTVVDRDIDPADPDAVEWATATRMQPDRDVETIENAKGSSLDPSQDYETGTLTKWIVDATVPGDRERSEFAEVTVPGADELDLSEYQ
- a CDS encoding aconitase X, with the translated sequence MHLTKEEERLLESDSPAVRKAMELLVELGDIYGAEEMVEIESAQASGISYKSIGDPGVEFLEGFAEEGAEVSVTTFANPAGMDFATYEEMGVSEEFAEQQRRIRDALQEMGITLSFTCTPYLAGNLPRRGQHIAWAESSAVSFANSVIGAKTNREGGPSALSAAITGRTPKHGLHLDENRRPTHRIDVDVDLETQSDFAALGSWTGRIVEDGKPYFTGIDAATTDELKALGAAMAASGAVALHFVEGVTTDREPPEAVESATFGTGERDEEYAELNDGEDPELVVIGCPHCSPEEIEDVAATVEGETLESDLWVCTSGAVKTWADRNGHTETIEAAGGQVLADTCNVVSPIEEMGYETSATDSAKAANYLPGFGDQQVVFDDKLALLEEVME
- a CDS encoding aconitase X swivel domain-containing protein; translation: MSESEETADVIDAESITDGVGEGEVLRSDEPISFYGAVEPDTGKFIEEGHQLEGENVAGKVLVFPRGKGSTVGSYVLYGLAQNGVAPAAIVNEETETIVATGAILGEIPSVDSLAAPLDTLANGEVVTVDADAGVVRR